In the bacterium genome, CACTGCGCCATAGACCTCCTGCAACTTCACGCGCGTCGCCGGACCTACCCGCCCAACTTGGGGCAATCCGTATTTCTTCTGGAATTCCTTCACTGCTTTTTCTGTAGCAGGACCGAAGAATCCAACCGGATTAACACCAAGCAACTGCTGTAACCGCCTCACATCCTCACTTTCCGCGCCGCGGACCAAGTCCTTATTGAAGACCGGGGAAGCCACCTGCGCCACTGCTGATGGTTGAGCCTTTGCCGCTACAATCTTCGCCGCAAGCTCGGCAAGCTTTACTTTGATTGCAGCAATTGTTGCTTCCCTTGTCGTGGGAACCGCTGGCGCCGCAGAAACTGTCGGGGCGGTAGTCGGGCTTCCGCTACTGCTGCCGCCTCCACCACTCCCACCCCCGCCGCCTCCACCACCCCCGCCACCTCCTTCGCCACTAGAGCACAAACCGGTTGTAGACGGCGTCACTGTAATGGCAAGAGTCGCAATGTTACTTTCGGGAACCTCAATGGTTACAGTTGACTCCGACGCCGTACACGTATTCGACGTCTTATACTGACTCGGCGAAACCGTGAACGCACGCCGATCGGAAGATGTCACCTGTAAGAAGAGTCCACCCGTTGTCGTCACCACAAAGTCGCCGGTATTGACCTCGATTTGGTCCATAAACGACTGACGACCGGAGACAACGAGCGTGTAGCCACTGACGGAGAGTTCCGCGCTACTCGGCAGAAGATTCACGTCAAGTGAGGCACCGAAGGCAAAAAGCGGAGCGGCAAGGAGCGAAATAACAACTGAAAGATATTTTTTCATTGTGTTAGTCGTCCAATATTAATCCGCTAATTACTTGACGCCGAAGAAGTTAAAGGAAACGTTTCCGGTCTGCGTCACCGCCGTAGGATAGCCAAGGTTCGCGATGAGCAATCCAATGGTGTCTGCCGCTGTTGATGACGCCTGAGTAACAACGAAATTCACTGGGAGCGAACCCGTTGCCGACACAAACACACGGTAGCTCGTCAAGATTCCCGTAGCACTGCTACAAAGCACGCCGACGGTCGTTGAAGCGGGGATGCCTGAGTTCGGAATGTTGCAGAAACCCGTCACAATACCCGAAATGGTTGAACCGCCGCCGACAAGCAAGTTTGTGGTGCTTGCGGTGCCAACAACCGTCACGTTGCCCTCCGTATTGATGTTACCCGTTAATCCCGTCACTGTTGCCATGCCGCCAACCGTAAGCGCGCTGGCTTGAGTGAGCGAGACACCGGTGGTGGATGCGTAGACAAGAGACGTAAGACCGGTAGCAGTCAGCGTTCCCTGTGTCGCAATGTTACCCGTTGATCCTGTCACAGTGGCCATTCCGCCGATCATCAAAGTTCCGGCGTAAGCAAGCGACTGGCTCGTTGACGATGCGTAAACCATCGTCGTGAGACCGGTGACCGAGAGCGTGCTGCTCAACGTTGCGGCGCCTGTAACCGTAAGCGAACCGCCCGTAGTAATGTCCGTGCTGATAGTCGTCGCGCCAAACACTGCGCCGACGGTTAGCATCACCGACAGACCAACTGATGTCGCGATCGCAGCAATCTGCTGCTTGCGACTTATAACTCTACTCTTCTCCATAGAGATTTTTTTAATTAATTTTAATTTATAAAGCGACCTAATGTTGAACTCACCTCAAAAGTACCTCCCTCGACCAGAACCTATCTCAAAAATATCTCCAGTCGCGATACGAGCAAATCGCGACGAACGCGGCTTGGAGATATTTTGAGATAGGTTCTAAATACTTCTGAGATGGATTCTTTGCATGCGCAGAATACGCACGCAATTCTCCTTATTTTTTTAGTATAGCAGACCAAATCACGGAGCAACTGTGGATAACTATAAAAGGTTTCGTAATCAAAAATCAGCCCCACAATGCGGGGCTGATTTTTGATTCTTGCTTCTCTGCTTTCTTGCTTTTATGCTTCGTTTATTCTAAAACTCCACCGCCTCCCCTCTCCGAAGTTTTGCGATGATGTCATTCCCCGCTTGCGCGAAGTCCGGCTGCTTTGCGATGATCGTTTCAAGTTCACGAATCGCGTCAGCATTCCGCCCAAGCGTATGATACGTTGACGCGAGCTGAAGCCGATGACCAATATCGTCCGGGTTAACAATGATAAATGCTTTAAGCGTACCGGCGATGCGCGCCTGATTACCGGTTACTCTATACACTCGAAGCAGAAGTTCATCGGCAACATCAACTGTTCCAAGATGTTCCTTGAGCAACGCATCAACAATGTCCTGATCGCCGTTTAATATATGCACCGCGGCAAGATTCATTCCGACCGCGCCGAAGTTTTTCGTTTTCTGATAAATAAACTCCATCGTCTCAACGGCTTTTGCTGTATTTCCCATCTGCAAATACGCGTCCGCGAGCTCAAAATACACCTGATGCTTCATCGGGGCGAGCTTCAACGCGGCGTCAAACGCCTCTAACGCCTTGTCATACATGCCGACTTTGGAAAGAATAATCGCGAGGAAAAGCCGCGATCGTGGATCTGACGGATTCTCTGTCACCACTCGATCGGCGAGCTCAATCGCCTGCCGCAACATTTGCGAACGAAACTCCGGAGTGAGGGAAGGTGCTACGCCTGCCGCGAGTGCAAAACGCGAATATTGCTCGGCAATTTCCATCCTCCCCAACGCCGCATCATAGGAAAGCGCGTTATTATATTCATCATACGCGCCCTGGATGTCTTGCGCGCTCTGCAGCTTCAATGCATTAAGGAGGTGCAAATTCACAAGTAGCGGCCGGATGTTTAACGCGTACAGCGTAAGCGTGAATCCCACGACAAGAATCGCGGAAACCATTCCAATGGCTTCAATACTCGCGCTTGCTCGTTGCGCCACTAAAGGAGCGCCAGCCGTTCGCCGCTCGTCAAAACTTTCAGCATGCGCGAATGCTGTGCTTTGGATAAACGCGAGTAAAGCGAAAAACACGGTGTAGGTCGCGATATTGTCAAACACAAAAAAGTTCTGCAGGACGTACGCGAAAAGAAGCCCAGAAATCACAATGCCTGCATGAAGTTCTCGCGATGCTTCATATTCTATCGCGGTTGTATGCTGCTTGTCCGCCGCTTCACGCGCAAGCGCGAAGTTTTTCCATAACATCCCGACGCCGGTCACGAACATCGCGAAATACGAGATAAGTCCAAGAATACCCGCGTTGATCAGCCAATCAAAAACAATATTGTGCGAGCGGTCAAACCACGGCTCCTGCTGCCAAAGTTCCGTCTTATAGTATTTTGAGAATACAACGAGATAATTTTCCGGCCCCCAGCCCAACAATGGATGTTCCTTAAAACCTTCCCAGCTCATGTTCCAAATAGTGAAACGCGACGTAATCGTCCGCTCCCTGAAGGACATTGACGTGAGGCGTATCAACACGTCGCTTCCGCGCACGAAAGATGTATTCCTCGCCATCCAAAGTCCCGCGGGAACGATGATGAGCAACGCGAGAGCGGAAAAAATAGCGCGCCTCATGCGTTTTGAAACGGTGATATCCGTTCGCATAAAGATAAGGAAAAGTCCGCCAGCGAAAATGCTACCGAGAAGCAAAGCAAGTGTCGGGCCACGGCTTGCGGTAAAGTAGATGATGAGCAACGTGAAAAACGTCGCGGCAAGCAGGTAGTATCTCGTCCATTTGTTACGCGCGTATATCCAAAGCAACAGCGCGAACGCGACAACAAACATCAAATATGCGGCAAGATATGTCGGATTACCGATGGTTCCGTCGGTGCGGAATCCGCCCTGCGGAGAAATCAAATATCCGAGTTTTTGGAATAACGCGTACACGCCCTGCAGAAGTCCGGCAACAAGCGAACAGTGCAAGAACACCATCCAATCTTTGCGCCGGAGTATATGCGAAAGCACAACGAAATACATTGCGAGATGAAGATAAGCAATCGCTCCTTCCATGCGCTCAAAGTTAGACCAAAAACTCCGCGTTGGGTTCTCGCCGAACACGGTCGCGAGAAGCACAACAACGACCCAGAGAAGCACGCTCCACATAAGTGGCGTCATGCGCGGCCGGTATTTCGGATTAAATATCGCGAGCCAAATCCACGCAAAAAATGCAACTTCCACGAGCGCGCGGAATACAAACGCTTTTCCCGTGATGTACGGGAAAAACATATTTTGGGCGATGAGGAGCGGAACAAAGGGAACGACGAATAAGGCTATCTTCGTAATCCAGAGCAAAACACGTTCAGTGGTTGATTGCATAATATTCAAAGACATAGGACTTATAGGTCCTATAAGACTTATAAGTCCTATGTGTTCTATTTGTCAATAACTTCCGGTCCGTCGTACTCAACTTCATCATCGGTGAGCCGCCGGTACGGCTTCTCCCGCTCCAACTCCTCACCGACATGCGCGATGAGTCCCGGAAGGCGGGCAAGCACAAACACGCCGTTCCCCATGCGCGCCTGAATACCGAGCTCGGAAAGCAATACGGCAAACGCACCGTCAATGTTTAACGGAAGCAACTTGCCGGACTTCTTATTGAGCTCTTGGCCAAGCTCACCTGCCAGCGCCGCATATTTTCCCAAAAGCCCCAATGCTTTAGCGCGCTCAAATAATGCAGTAGTACGGGGGTCCGCGTCTTTATACACCTTATGCCCATAACCCGGCAATCGCTCGCCCTTAGCGGATAATTCGGCAACGATGGTTGCCGCATTCTTTCCGGATTGCAACAATTCGGCAAGCGCTTCAATAGCTCCGCCGTGATGTTTTCCAATCGTGAGAATCCCAGCCGCGAGCGCGGCGGTAAACGAAGCACCGGTGGATGCGGTGGTGCGCGCAACAAACGTTGAGGGCGCCTCAACGCCGTGCTCAGAGGCGGCAACAAGCATCGCGCCCAAAAGTTCCGCCTGTGGTTTCTCCGGCATTTTCCCCGTAAGCAACAAAAATATAATTTCCGGAAACGTCTTTGTGGCAATAAGCTCCGTCAGCTTGTAGCCGCGGATGTAGAGCTCGCCGTTCTTGTGAACGCTGATTGAAGTTTTCCATTTCATGGCATTTATTCAAGTATAGAGTATTGAGTATTAAGAAGACAGTATACACGCAGGGACTAACTGTTATCGCGAGAACTTTTGACTAACCCAGTGATGAGTTTGTGGACGATAACGGTTTGCTGAGCAATGCTGCTAAAATCAAATTTGGAAATATATCCGACGTCGCGCGCTACAAGAAGCTGATTCTGAACTTCAGTGAGAGAACCTTGCGCCATGTCATAAAAACGGTTCTTTTCTATTCGACTCCGCCGAGAAAAACCCTCCGCGATGTTTGACGAAACCGAAACTGCTGCGCGCCGTAGCTGATTACTCAAACCAAAAAGTTCTTCCTTCGGAAAACTTTTCGTAAGACGGTAGACGATTACTACAAGCTCATGGGCCTTACGCCACGCCACCAAATCGGTGAATGACTGAATTTTCTCTTGAGATTTTTGCGATTCCATACTGTCTTCTCAATACTATATACTCAATACCTTCTTAATGAGTCCCGGCACCTCATCCAAAATATCCGCCACCATGACTCCCGCCGCACGAAGCGCCTTTACTTTTGACGCGTAACTCCCGCGGCCTTTGGAAACAATCGCGCCCGCGTGGCCGAGCACGGTTCCTTGCGGCAGGGTTTCCGTAAACTTTCCGGCGACAAGCGCGACAACAGGCTTCGTAAACTTTTTTTTGCGAATGAATTCGGCCGCAAGTTCTTCATAAGTTCCGCCAACCTCGCCGAAAAGCACCACCGCTTTGGTCTCCGGATCTTTTTCAAAAAGCTCCAACAGGTCGGCAAAGTCCGAACCGATAATCGCATCTCCTCCGATTCCGATGACAGTGCTTTGTCCTAATTTTTCGCGCGAAAGCGTTGAAGAAATCTCCGCCGTCATTCCCCCGCTTTTTGAAATAACGCCGATATGGCCGGGCGTGAATACGTTTTTAATTTCGCCGCTTCCGATGCTTCCAATTTTCCCGAGTCCGGGTGAAATAATGCCGACCGACGACGGGCCGACGACGCGCACGCCGACACGACGCGCCGCCGCAACAATGTATGCCGCATCTTGTGCCGTCACATGCTCGGTCAGAATATCAATAAGCGGAATACCCGCGTCAATGGCTTCCAACGCGGCGTCTTTTACAAACGCAGCCGGCACCGTGATGAGCGAGGTGTTGATTTCGGGATGTTGTTGAAGCGCCTCAAACACGGCGTTATACACCGGAATTCCCTCCACGCTTTGCCCGCCCTTGCCCGGCGTTACTCCGGCAACAACCGCCGTGCCATAAGCCAGCATCTCCTTGCACGCGCGCGAACCCTCGTTGCCGGTTATTCCTTGTACAAGCACACTCGTTTTTTTATCAATAAGTATTGCCATAGTTATTTTTTTCATTGTCATCCTGAGTTCGCCAGCAGGCCGGTTGATTGATTATAAATAATATATCCGAAGAGGTGCCCGCGGCCGACGAAGGATCTCTCGGAGATTCTTCGGCTCATCGCCTCAGAATGACACTGTAGTCTTACTTTATTGTTTCGATGCTTTATTGCTTCGATACGCCAATGCTACGACGCGCTTCGCGCTCTCCGCCATTGATGTTTTTCCGTCAAACACAGTGAACCGATATCCTTCTTTTTTTGCGACTTCTCGCAACATCCGGAACGCTTGCTGCCCCCGCGGACCGTCACGACGGATAACAATCGGAAATGTCGGCTTCGGTTTCACTTCGCGCAGCCCCTCAATAAACCCAACCATGGTTTCGTAAATATCGGTGAAATTCGCCGTACCGCCGATGACCCACAGCCCCTTCAAGCCGTGGCGCGCGAGCACACGCTTTGTTAAATCACGCACCACTTCCTTCGGCGGATTTCCGGAATATTCGGTATAGTTCGCCGGCCATCCGTTATATTTCAAGAGCGCGTCAATGTTTAAAAGCGACGCTCCGCCTCCCGAAGCCAAAATCGCGATGTCCCCATCCATATCAATAAACCTGCGTTCACCGGGTTTTATTTTTTCGTCATCCAAAACAACCTTCGCGTCCGCCGCAACAAACTTTCCGTCTGGGGTCTTCATCAGCGGATTAATTTCGGCAAGCAAGGCATATTCGCCGAAGAAACAATTCCATAAACTTTTGACAATCGGCACGAGGCCGCCGACATCGGCAAACGGGATGCCGGCGCGGAGCAACGCGCTACGGATAAAAAATGGGTGCAATCCTCCGATGACGTCAACCGGAAACACCTCCGCTTTCTTTGTGCCTGTGCCGCCGGAAACGGTTGCGGCCAAAACCGGCGCGCGATGATCTGTGGAGTAACTGAAACTTATATAATATTCCGCCACTGCCGCAATTTTTTGCTCAACCAACACTTTTTTCACGCGCTCACCGCGCAGCGTTTTGGAGAGTAAATCGGCGACTGCCGTTTTTGCCGCGCGCTCATCATCGGCAAAAAGAATTCCGCCACTGCGCGCGCGATCGCCAAAAGTAACCTGCGCCTTCACCGCGTATGGGCCGGAAAACTTCGGCCCGACACCAGGACGGGAAACAAGCATGCCCTCCGGCACCAAAATTCCATACTTTTTGAATAACTTTTTTCCTTCGTGTTCGAATAAATTCATAAGGTATTCCTTCGATTTCACTCAGGAAATATTATTCGCTGAGTTTGTCGAAGCGATACATGCACGTTTTACACAATCGTCCGCATAATCATGCGTAGCGTGTGATACGGACCGGTCGCGAACCGCCGGCCGATAAAAATGATTCCGGCAATGTATGCAAGCGCCGGAACGCCAAGCAACGCAATGAAGAGCGGCGCGCTCAACTTCGCGCCATACATATATAACGGCGCGGCAGCGAGCATAGTCATCAGTGTTGCGCCGAAGATGACCGCGATCGGAATCTTCACGTCGGCAAACCGCAGCCCTAAATAGCGGAAAGACCAGTAACTCGCGATAAGCGCCAAGGCGAAACCGTTGATAAGCATAGCAACCGCCGCTCCGTAAATACTGAAGTACCGCGTGAGCACCAAAAGCAGCGGCGCGGAAATGAAAAATTGCGCGACCGACATTTTGAACCGCACATCAGGAAATCCCGCGCCGTCAAGCAATGGATACGTAATCACCGCGAATCCTTCAAACGTGAGCGCAACAACGAGCACCTTCATCGCCGCAACCATACCCAGCCACTTCGCTCCCAAAAGAATCTGCGCGAGCGGTTCACCAAAAAGTAAAATAATCACGAGAAACGGAATCATCGTGAGGAGCGCGATATCAAAACTCCGCAAAAATCCTTCGCGCAGTTTTTGCATGTCCCCTTGAATGCGCGCGTATGCCGGAAATCCGACTTTCGTCACGATCGTAAAAAGCGCCGAGGACGGCAATGAAGCGATGCTGTTCGCGCGAGAATACAATCCCAAATTCGCCGGACCGGAAAAACGGCCGACAATAGACGATTCAACAAGATAATTGATTTGCCCCAAGGCATTTTGCGCCATGACCCACCCGCCGTACGAACTCAAGTCCCGCAAGCGCCCGAATTGGAAAGAAAACTTTGGCCGGTGCGGATGCCCCGCGTATTGCACTACAACCCCCGCAATGTACTGCGCGACGTAACCAAAAAAAAGCGCGGCGGCAGTTGGATGCAGAAACGCGAAAGGTATCGCCGTCGCCGTAAACGCAAGCTGACCGGCAATGTCGCGCATAAACAGCGTCCGGAAATTCATCTCCTTAAAAAAGAACATGTTGCCGAGGTTGCTCAAGGACTGGATGACCGTAAGAATTCCGCCGTAACGCAACAGCGCAAGCGCGGTCGGATCAGTGATGTGAAAAAATATCGCGACAAACGGAGCGGCGAGATAAATAAGGACGGCGATGCCGATAGCTCTCAAAAAATTAAACGTCCAGTACACGTCAAGATAGGCACGAATATCTCCCTGCCGCTGGATGATCGCGTTTTCAAACCCCGGCATTGAAGCGGTGTTCAAAATGCCGACGAACATCAGAATGATGGTGATGATACCGTAGTCATCGGGCGCAAGCGTCCGCGCCAAAACAAAAAAAGTCCCGAAGCCGACGATCTTCTGGGCAACGAGTCCCAACCCCGACCACTTCCCTCCTTGTATTGCTTTATGAAGCGTCCCTTCGGTTGATTCCATTGAGATAGATATCAATATAACCGATTTTTCACTCTAATGGTAACCATCCGGCCGTTTGACTAAAAAACTAAAAAGATTTAGTATATCGCTAGTACCGAAACAGATTTGCTAGAACCTTTTGAAAGGGTAGGCCTATGTCTTGGCAGGTACCGGTGGTGCTGCGGCTCGTGGTCGCATACGTCATCGCGCAGCCGCTCATCAAGAAACTCACAAAGGAGAACGATGAGTCCCGGACGCAGAAGTTCCTGTTGCAATTCCTCGTCTGTCTGCTGCTTGCGTCCGCATTCGCCATCTGGAGCGGCGACTGCAACTTCGACAGAAACGCCCGCGTCCTCTTCGCCGTCGGCATCGCAAATGCCTTCGGCGCGTTCTGTCAGTGGAAGTCCATCGGATACTCGCTCTCCAAGAACGCGCTCTTCACGGTGTGGGATGACATCATCGCGATGACACTCTGTTTCACGGTGCTCCACGAAGGTAAATTCCTAAACCCGTGGATCATCGCGGGAATCGTCACGAGCTTCATCGCGATCGTCTGCTTCTTCCGGCATGGATGGCGGAAAATGCAGAAAGCGGAGACATCGGGAAGCGCAGAAAGCAACTCGTCAACTCCTCCGGCCTTCTACGCATGCGTCGCCGGCTACAGCATCATCTGGGGAGTAGCGGTGTTCCTTATGCGCAAGTTCGCGGTGGAGGGCGTGTCACTTGGAACGTTCCTCGTCGGTTGGTACGGCGGTGCGGCAACAGGGGCTATGCTCATCTTCCTCGCGGGAGTGGAGCTGAACCCCAAATGCACGCAGCCGCTCACAAAAAAGAGCATCCAATGGACGTGTGTGCTCTCCGTCTCCATCATCGCATCACTACTGCTCCAATACTGGTCGCTGAGGAAGGCGCCGCTCGTCATCGTACAGCCGATCTTCCTTACCGGGGAAATGATCATCCCGGCGCTCATCGGCCTCTACTTCTTCAAGGAAAAGAAAGATCTGGACAAGGCCGAACGCTGGTACTTCGCAATCGGCATCACCGGCGGCATACTGCTCTTTGCGCACGACGCGCTGCAGCAACTTGCAACGCGGCTCATCGCCTGGTTCTAGGCGACCGATGACCGGCCCCAGAGAGTTTCTCTCTGCGGGCCGGTTTCATTTTTGATTCTAATACTTCCTTATCTTCGCGATGAGATCGCGATGTTCCGGATACAGCGCGCGAAGCTCGCGAAGTGCGTCCTCCTGCCAGCCAGTTTCTTTCGTCACGCTTTCGGGCCTGCGGATATAAGTGAATAGCGGCTTTGGAATCCGAAAGCCCTTCCAGCGGCCGAGCGTCCGCAGCAGCAAATCATATTCGGGAAATTTCAGACCTTCACGGTAACATCCTTCCGCGGCTAACCGCTCCCTGCGATACATCATCCCGATGGCGATGCTTGAAAATATATTTTCGGTGCTGACGACACGCGTAACGTCGCCCATGCGCTCCTCGTAATCGGAATACACGAAATCAATCTCGGGATTGGCGTCAAGCACATCGGTTGTCTCACGCAAAAGGTCCGGCCCGAACGCATCGTCGCTATCAAGCTTGGTGACATAGGTGCCAACCGCCGCGCGGAACCCGGCATTCGCCGCGCCGACAAAACCGCGGTTCGCCTGCCGGATGACGCGGATAGCATTGCCGAACCGCGCGAGTATCTGCGGCGTCTCATCGGTGGAGCCGTCGTCAATAACGACGATCTCGTAATCGCTTTTCGGAAACTGCTGCGTGAGCGCACTCTGTAACGAGCGTTCAATAAACGCAGCGGAGTTATATGCCGTAATGACGATTGATGCTTTTATCATAAGCCCCCTTGTATATGGTCGCGCTGTAACGGCGTCCCGAACGCAATATCGCTCGCGGCTTTTTTGCCGATGACCTTATCGTAAAACTTCGT is a window encoding:
- a CDS encoding peptidoglycan-binding domain-containing protein, whose product is MKKYLSVVISLLAAPLFAFGASLDVNLLPSSAELSVSGYTLVVSGRQSFMDQIEVNTGDFVVTTTGGLFLQVTSSDRRAFTVSPSQYKTSNTCTASESTVTIEVPESNIATLAITVTPSTTGLCSSGEGGGGGGGGGGGGSGGGGSSSGSPTTAPTVSAAPAVPTTREATIAAIKVKLAELAAKIVAAKAQPSAVAQVASPVFNKDLVRGAESEDVRRLQQLLGVNPVGFFGPATEKAVKEFQKKYGLPQVGRVGPATRVKLQEVYGAVKVPATSAVPATPAVPAPAPAKATPAQLNALKSQIEALVAQVAARKAASVPAPAPVPAANPNQAKIDAAKAQIDAIMKQIQAMQAKKP
- a CDS encoding O-antigen ligase family protein produces the protein MQSTTERVLLWITKIALFVVPFVPLLIAQNMFFPYITGKAFVFRALVEVAFFAWIWLAIFNPKYRPRMTPLMWSVLLWVVVVLLATVFGENPTRSFWSNFERMEGAIAYLHLAMYFVVLSHILRRKDWMVFLHCSLVAGLLQGVYALFQKLGYLISPQGGFRTDGTIGNPTYLAAYLMFVVAFALLLWIYARNKWTRYYLLAATFFTLLIIYFTASRGPTLALLLGSIFAGGLFLIFMRTDITVSKRMRRAIFSALALLIIVPAGLWMARNTSFVRGSDVLIRLTSMSFRERTITSRFTIWNMSWEGFKEHPLLGWGPENYLVVFSKYYKTELWQQEPWFDRSHNIVFDWLINAGILGLISYFAMFVTGVGMLWKNFALAREAADKQHTTAIEYEASRELHAGIVISGLLFAYVLQNFFVFDNIATYTVFFALLAFIQSTAFAHAESFDERRTAGAPLVAQRASASIEAIGMVSAILVVGFTLTLYALNIRPLLVNLHLLNALKLQSAQDIQGAYDEYNNALSYDAALGRMEIAEQYSRFALAAGVAPSLTPEFRSQMLRQAIELADRVVTENPSDPRSRLFLAIILSKVGMYDKALEAFDAALKLAPMKHQVYFELADAYLQMGNTAKAVETMEFIYQKTKNFGAVGMNLAAVHILNGDQDIVDALLKEHLGTVDVADELLLRVYRVTGNQARIAGTLKAFIIVNPDDIGHRLQLASTYHTLGRNADAIRELETIIAKQPDFAQAGNDIIAKLRRGEAVEF
- a CDS encoding citryl-CoA lyase, with product MKWKTSISVHKNGELYIRGYKLTELIATKTFPEIIFLLLTGKMPEKPQAELLGAMLVAASEHGVEAPSTFVARTTASTGASFTAALAAGILTIGKHHGGAIEALAELLQSGKNAATIVAELSAKGERLPGYGHKVYKDADPRTTALFERAKALGLLGKYAALAGELGQELNKKSGKLLPLNIDGAFAVLLSELGIQARMGNGVFVLARLPGLIAHVGEELEREKPYRRLTDDEVEYDGPEVIDK
- a CDS encoding four helix bundle protein, whose product is MESQKSQEKIQSFTDLVAWRKAHELVVIVYRLTKSFPKEELFGLSNQLRRAAVSVSSNIAEGFSRRSRIEKNRFYDMAQGSLTEVQNQLLVARDVGYISKFDFSSIAQQTVIVHKLITGLVKSSRDNS
- a CDS encoding succinate--CoA ligase subunit alpha, which encodes MKKITMAILIDKKTSVLVQGITGNEGSRACKEMLAYGTAVVAGVTPGKGGQSVEGIPVYNAVFEALQQHPEINTSLITVPAAFVKDAALEAIDAGIPLIDILTEHVTAQDAAYIVAAARRVGVRVVGPSSVGIISPGLGKIGSIGSGEIKNVFTPGHIGVISKSGGMTAEISSTLSREKLGQSTVIGIGGDAIIGSDFADLLELFEKDPETKAVVLFGEVGGTYEELAAEFIRKKKFTKPVVALVAGKFTETLPQGTVLGHAGAIVSKGRGSYASKVKALRAAGVMVADILDEVPGLIKKVLSI
- a CDS encoding ATP citrate lyase citrate-binding domain-containing protein, which codes for MNLFEHEGKKLFKKYGILVPEGMLVSRPGVGPKFSGPYAVKAQVTFGDRARSGGILFADDERAAKTAVADLLSKTLRGERVKKVLVEQKIAAVAEYYISFSYSTDHRAPVLAATVSGGTGTKKAEVFPVDVIGGLHPFFIRSALLRAGIPFADVGGLVPIVKSLWNCFFGEYALLAEINPLMKTPDGKFVAADAKVVLDDEKIKPGERRFIDMDGDIAILASGGGASLLNIDALLKYNGWPANYTEYSGNPPKEVVRDLTKRVLARHGLKGLWVIGGTANFTDIYETMVGFIEGLREVKPKPTFPIVIRRDGPRGQQAFRMLREVAKKEGYRFTVFDGKTSMAESAKRVVALAYRSNKASKQ
- a CDS encoding lipopolysaccharide biosynthesis protein — its product is MESTEGTLHKAIQGGKWSGLGLVAQKIVGFGTFFVLARTLAPDDYGIITIILMFVGILNTASMPGFENAIIQRQGDIRAYLDVYWTFNFLRAIGIAVLIYLAAPFVAIFFHITDPTALALLRYGGILTVIQSLSNLGNMFFFKEMNFRTLFMRDIAGQLAFTATAIPFAFLHPTAAALFFGYVAQYIAGVVVQYAGHPHRPKFSFQFGRLRDLSSYGGWVMAQNALGQINYLVESSIVGRFSGPANLGLYSRANSIASLPSSALFTIVTKVGFPAYARIQGDMQKLREGFLRSFDIALLTMIPFLVIILLFGEPLAQILLGAKWLGMVAAMKVLVVALTFEGFAVITYPLLDGAGFPDVRFKMSVAQFFISAPLLLVLTRYFSIYGAAVAMLINGFALALIASYWSFRYLGLRFADVKIPIAVIFGATLMTMLAAAPLYMYGAKLSAPLFIALLGVPALAYIAGIIFIGRRFATGPYHTLRMIMRTIV
- a CDS encoding glycosyltransferase family A protein; its protein translation is MIKASIVITAYNSAAFIERSLQSALTQQFPKSDYEIVVIDDGSTDETPQILARFGNAIRVIRQANRGFVGAANAGFRAAVGTYVTKLDSDDAFGPDLLRETTDVLDANPEIDFVYSDYEERMGDVTRVVSTENIFSSIAIGMMYRRERLAAEGCYREGLKFPEYDLLLRTLGRWKGFRIPKPLFTYIRRPESVTKETGWQEDALRELRALYPEHRDLIAKIRKY